One window of the Anguilla rostrata isolate EN2019 chromosome 13, ASM1855537v3, whole genome shotgun sequence genome contains the following:
- the stac3 gene encoding SH3 and cysteine-rich domain-containing protein 3: MAQYDQLDDKDSLDIHDNPPAPDNVVKEEDNTVYFIYDEEVEEEEKEEPPPAEPVKPVNDKPHKFKDHYCKKPKFCDVCARMIVLNNKFALRCKNCKTNIHHQCQSYVEFQRCFGKIPPGFRRAYSSPLYSSQQNATVKELLPFSQSNRTDPVFETLRIGVIMANKERKKGSEDKKNMMMMMMEEEEAQQPKSEEGGGEGANPEGDKKGDKTTADDKSKKPQPGKLGVFSQSHYYLALYRFKAVEKDDLELHPGDRITVIDDSNEEWWRGKIGEKTGFLPANYIIRVRAGERVYKVTRSFVGNREMGQITLKKDQIVVKKGEEVNGYLKVSTGRKLGFFPANLLQEI; encoded by the exons ATGGCCCAGTACGACCA GCTGGACGATAAGGACTCTCTGGACATCCATGACAACCCGCCAGCTCCGGACAACGTGGTGAAAGAGGAGGACAACACG GTGTACTTCATCTACGACGAAGAggttgaggaagaggagaaggaggagcccccccccgccgagcCGGTGAAGCCGGTGAACGACAAGCCACACAAGTTTAAGGACCACTACTGCAAGAAGCCCAAATTCTGCgacgtgtgcgcgcgcatgaTCGTCC tcAATAACAAATTTGCTCTGAGATGTAAGAACTGCAAGACCAACATCCACCACCAGTGCCAGTCCTATGTGGAGTTCCAGAGGTGCTTCGGGAAGATC cctCCTGGTTTCAGACGGGCCTACAGCTCTCCCCTCTATAGCAGCCAGCAAAATGCCACCGTGAAAGAGCTGCTGCCATTCT CGCAGTCCAACCGCACGGACCCTGTGTTCGAGACGCTGCGCATCGGGGTCATCATGGCCAACAAGGAGCGCAAGAAGGGCTCGGAGGACAAGAAGAAC atgatgatgatgatgatggaggaggaggaagcccAGCAGCCCAAATcagaggaagggggtggggagggcg CAAACCCGGAAGGGGATAAGAAAGGAGACAAAACGACAGCAGATGAcaag agtaAGAAGCCTCAGCCCGGGAAGCTTGGCGTGTTTTCTCAGTCCCATTACTACCTGGCTCTCTATCGCTTCAAGGCCGTAGAGAAAGACGACCTGGAGCTCCA tcCTGGAGACAGGATCACAGTGATTGATGACTCTAATGAGGAGTGGTGGAGG GGCAAAATCGGGGAGAAGACCGGCTTCCTGCCCGCCAATTACATCATCCGCGTGCGCGCGGGCGAGAGGGTGTACAAGGTCACGCGCTCCTTCGTGGGAAATCGGGAGATGGGGCAGATCACGCTCAAGAAAGACCAG atcGTTGtgaaaaagggggaggaggtgaaTGGGTATCTGAAAGTCAGCACCGGACGGAAGCTGGGTTTCTTTCCTGCCAACCTGCTGCAAGAGATCTGA